A segment of the Salvia hispanica cultivar TCC Black 2014 unplaced genomic scaffold, UniMelb_Shisp_WGS_1.0 HiC_scaffold_1374, whole genome shotgun sequence genome:
AGGTAACAAAACGACAGAATTCGTTTTTGACTATATTTCCTTAGTTCATCTTAAATCTTTAGAGTTAGGTGCAAGTTGGTTTATTAAAACATCTTTATCATGTACATTGCTATAAAAAGAAGTCGCATATGTCAGCTGTGGCTTtggattttttataaataatattactataaaagaaaatttaaaagccACCCATCATAGTGATAGTGGATTAGaatccaatattttttatatcatgaATTAATCTCTAGGCCAACACATAGTTAGACGTCACCAAACCGCCGAACCGGCCCGGAACCGtcaccggcggttcggaaccgggaaccggaaccgcggcggcggttcggaaccggataGGGGTCGGCGGTTTAGGCGGGCCGGTTCAGGGTCGAAACAAAAtgagaaccggaaccgccggttcgaaaccggcggttcgccggaaaccggcggttccaaaccgccggtttcgcGGTTCCGGCAGCTTTTCAGGCGTAGGGGCGGTGGCAGCATAGGTGTGCAGGCGTAGGGTGGCaggaaaccggcggtttctgTCAGAAACCGGCGACTAAACCGCCGGTTTGGTCGGGAACCGGCcagaaaccgccggttccggcaGCTTTTCAGGCGGTCTAGGCTAGGGTTGCAGAGTAGGGTGGCAGAACGGCtagaaaccgccggtttgcGCAGAACGGCtagaaaccggcggtttcgtgtcagaaaccggcggttcaggCGGTAAACCGGCCGGTttcaaattttcgaaaattcaaattttttttttttttttttttatttattaaatctgattttttctcctataaataccccctctccccttcatttctactcacCCCATTCTTGTGTTAACAAGGATTTCTCTTCTCAATCTCACAATTTCTCTCATCTCTATCTCCATTCTCTCTAATTGTTCAAGTTGTTTACTATATTTGTGCAAATTGTTCttataatttacttcaatTGTCTATCATAATCATCCGGTCATCCCTCACTACTCTTGttatactctctctttatttttcaatttgcaaAAAATGTCTTCATCTCGTCGTGGTGGTGATCGGGGCAAGGGAATTGCCCAAGACCAAGATCAAAGTGGTCTTCGGAAATCAAGGCGCCCTAGTCGTCGTGAGGTTATGGATGAGGTTTCCCGACAAACCGCTATGCGTTTGCAAGTAAGTTGttcgaatattaattttacaaattcttatttttggtactatacattatttataccgtttataactttatatataatatttgtagGCCGAAGAAGATCATAGGGCTGCCATGGTACTTAGCAACATGAGCGGCGGCGAAGGTTACGAGTCTTATCACTCTTATGGTAACGTGAATTTATCATCCGACGACGACGGTGATAATGGTGGAGGATCTGCACAATATCCTCCGACGAGCGCCGGACAAGTTGGTGAAAATGATGAAGCGGTTCCTCCTCCTGAAACTCAAACCGAGCGGGGTAAGGCTAATAAGAAGGCCTTGAAATcggatatttttgttaaacattataaaaaagtcCCGGTACTAGATGCAACCACTCAAAAACCGACCAATGAATTTGTCGCATATTGTAACTATTGCGATAAATCCTACCCCTTTTTTGTCGGTGGGGGCTATGGTACTCTCCATCGTCATTTAAAGGCAAAGCATCCGATCGAATATGGGACCGCCAAATCCCAAACCCAACTAAACTTCCCGTCCGGTGCGTCTGAAACAACAGGTACGcctctttttaaatatgatcatAAAGTCGCTCAAGATGCTATGGTTAGATGGGCTGCAATGAAGCATTtgcctttcaatttttttgatgacaaaaaatatgaagttaCTATGCAAACCGCTTTTAATGTCGGTGCTAAAAGAATACCTGCAACTTCACATCAAAGATCTAACAACAGACAATTTTTTGAGAAGCAAAAAGAAGTAACACGTTTTTTGTCCACCTTGGGTCACAAAGTAAACATTTGCTCTGATGTGTGGACTGATGCTTTTCAAAGAAATTCTTATATGGGCATTACATGTCATTTTTTGGACAATAGTTGGACGTTGCACAAGCGTTTGATTGGTTTTAGACAATTTCCTACGCCACACACCGCACCCGCAATTGCTGctttaattattcaagttttgaatgaatatagaTTGTGCAATAAGGTATTTTCTGTTGGTTTTGATAATGCAACCGCTAACACTGCAAGTATTGCCGACTTAATTGCGGCTTGTGCCCCggttataaatggtaagtactTTCATCAAAGATgcatttgtcatattttaaatttatgtgtacAAGATGCTCTTTCTTTGTGGCAAAAACATGTTGATCCTATTAGAACTGCCGTAAATTTGATCCATTGGAAGCCTCACATTGGTAAGGCTTGGAAGAAATATTGTCATCAAAAGAAGATCAGGTACACAAATTTTACAATTGATGTGTCTACTAGATGGAACTCCACATATGATTGTTTGAACTCTACTTTGGAGCATATagattatttgattgatttttttaggaCTTATCCCGTTCCTGATTTATATTTATCGCATGCATGTTGGGAGCAAAGCATGAGTTTGTTTAAATTGTTCAAAGGTTTCAAAAATGCGACTGTTGAGTTATCGGGTGTTTATTATTGCACATCTGTTCGTGTTTTAGAGCATTGCATGTATATATCACTTGGTTTTAAGACGGCTATGAAAAATTCCATTACAAATCCTGAGTTGATGTgtgttttatattatatgattgaCAAATGGCTTAAGTATTTCAGTGAGATTCCAACGGTGTTTTTGATTGCAAAGGTTTTGGAtccgaaatggaaattagtcGGTACCTTGaagattttagaattttattacaaCAATTTGAGTTCTATTGATCTTCAACCACTTCGGGATTTGCAATCCAAAGTCAATGaggacaacaacaacaacataCGTTTGTCCGAAATATTCCAAATAAACCTCCCCAATCTCTCCGTCATCAAACATgcatttgagtttgagttgcgAACTCTCTTTGCCGAATACGAAGCCAAGTACAACAGTACCCACCAAGTGAGACAACGACCCACCCCTCATCAACAACACAGTTTTGGGTTCTTTCAAGTTGATGACCCCGACGCACAATCCCAATTGGCCGACCTATACGGTTACACCACCAGCGGTAGTTCGTCGGCAAGGAGTACGGTAAGTGAgttagatttatattttgactcACGCTTTTCTTTGAATGAAGATGAAGGTCCCGTTCCCAACCAAATCGACGTCCTCGATTGGTGGGGAACACATGAGAAAGATTTTCCCATCCTTGCATCAATGGCCAAGGAGATTTTTTCAATTCCGGCTTCCACTGTCGCCGTCGAGTCCGCTTTTAGTGTTGGAGGCAACGTCTTGGACGATAGAAGAAGTAGACTATCCGGCCAAAATATGGAAGCCACCATGTTACTTGACGATTGGTGTTCGGCTGACATTAGAGATCAAGAGCTAGATTGGAACACCCAAGTACAAACCGACCAAGACTACTACCccgacgaagaagaagaagaacaatgAGGTGGAGTGGGAGGTCTACCGCCGATTGCCGAATAGGTAAGTAAGGTAAGAGAACTACGTGGACTTTGATTCCTTAATGTAATTGAGCATTAAGGATACGTAGGCAAcccaacttaaattttaaatttaagttgggctcaagtccttttcctttatttctttttttttttccaattgtttcaactttaaaatatacaaatacaattatataattgtatttgtatatactctAATCGATGAAGAAGACTTCTCTATAAGACTAAATCCGGGAGACTTTTGACAATTCTACCATGATTGTTGATGgttaaattaaactcaacaaTTAAGGTTGAATTGCTAAAGGTATCCTCAATTTAGTTATATAGAAACATCTCCTTCGCCGactaagagtatatatataatatattatactatctatttgcatttataatttattgttttttacttaagattttttatttaaattgttatacaAGCTAACAAGCATGTATTATGTTATGTATTAAGTCTTTTGactcttttgtaatttcaattttcaacatttgtatttgtaatatcaacatattgttcaaatttgtataattgtatgattgtaatttgtaatcattgtatcaataaaattccaattgtCCAACTTCAATGTCGACTTCTACTCTatttgtcaattgtcattttcgttatatttatttattcgataGTAATTAGTAAGTAGAACACTACAACTACAAgatgtaatttgtaattagcactataaatgaataaatgaataaatttaaaaaaaaaaaaaaaaaaacgaaattgaACCGTCGAACCGGCCCGGAACCGGACCGGAACCGTCTGAAAACCGCCGGTCTTGAACCGGCTTCGAACCGTGATTGAACCGGTTcatgaaccggaaccgcctgACCCTAGGCGGGCCGATTCAGGttccatattttttggaaccggaaccggcggttccgaaccgggaaccggcggttcacGAACCGTGGTGACGTCTACGGTTTGTCCCACGTAgtttatctcatttcactttttactattttttgtagtaattccatattccactaactcatttctactcacattttattataaaactaatactccctccgtccacgaataagagtcccgtttttccattttagtccgtccacgaataagagtcccggttcataattaccataaatggtaaagagaccccacattccactaactcattcctctcacatatcatttaaaactaatatatacaagtgggacccctattccactaactttcttccacccacttttcttaacatttcttaaaacccgcgccatttagaaatgggactattaatcgtggacggagggagtattatataaaaatagattcacgttccactaactttttcaactcacttttcattatatttcttaaaactcatgccctggtcaaaatgagacaaattagcGGGGACGGGGGGAGAATAATAAAAGGGACAGCACCTTCGAAATTGTGTCAATCTCATCGATTTTCCACTTGTAAACAGAAACATAAATcttttgaaattcaataattgATCAAAACAAAAGGATTAAATAGGTATAGGTAATTCACTGCACCTGTAATTGAACTAAGTaatattgcaatttgcaaataaattattttacccgaaattaaattttccgCCTTGAATGAGTTCCTGCAGCAACAAGGATTTacaaatgattattttatttgtagtgcgcaatatcaaattttaatatagttgACACCAgattatccaaaaaaaaaaatcattaatttgagGCCTCGGAagttgtaaattgtaattgaGATAAAAATCCCAAAATGCGAAAGTTTTAAGATATAGGTATAAGCAGAAAAGAAAAGGTTAGtaattcataaatcataattgaGGGGCCTTGATGCTTGTAGTTGATTCGGTCCGCCAGAAGCCGCCCCAATCGAAGCGGCGCAACGTCTCATCATCCCATCCAACGGCATCGTCGTCTTCTCCGGCGGGTGATTGTTCCTCCTCCCGCCGATTCTCCAATCCAGCCGCTGAAATTTGATCCTTGTTCCTCTTTCTCCTTTGCTTCTTCCTCCAGATGCCGGCGGGGAGGCGGTAGACGGCGAGGACAAGGAAATGCACCACCGCGCAGGGGCAACAGCAGCACACCGCCGCGCACTCGCCCGCCGTTTGCCCAACGCGGCTCTTCCCGCCTCTTCTGCTCGTCGCTATCGccgacattaattaatatcccCAATTCTAAATGCGATTCACAATCGTTATATTATATGCacgaaataataaaactggTGAAAACTGAAACCCCGGGAAATGTGGTCCGCTCCAACTACTTATTCATTTACTTGCACTTTAAGATAGAGTAAATGCCAAAATTAGTCTTgaacatatgatcattttatatttttggtcctaaatatTATTGAAGCTCgcctttttaaattttgagctAAGTactgtgtgcacagaaaggaataacaagtctcctaggtccagcgaatctactagatcacaaggtctaggaactcacggatcgttggaagttctcggtcgtcggacacacagaatattgcttcaaaaaccctcaaccacttatactaaaaattagcacagggaagtagggatcaatcccacagagatgaatgcgtaattaaacatgttcaaggatttaggactatttttgggttggctgctgccacgcatttttgggttgaggtAATTAAACTAACTTGAGTGATATTTGCTatgctaacagctagatctaggcagaacagaaatcatgcatgtaaatTGGAAAACGAGACATTCACTAGATATAAGAAACtatttctaaattacctagacctgggaaataaactgacggtggggaccatttgctgaaaaggtaaagtacgggtgaaaagctgaaaaacaactaactaaagtactaactaacatcggcatcatcttctccaatcgATTTGCATAAAAATTCAGTAAAAACTAGAGATGGAACGTGAATCGGAAACGAAGCAGACTGGATTCAAAGCAAtttaacgaagaacaattaaaatctaagcagatctacggctactagacggagtaaattgaaaagagaGCAAAGAGTtcgaaatccatgcacaacttgattcccctgttcagatccaacctcggatgctaaattCACTCCAGATctaagcatccgacacaaactcgACCAAAAGTATATTCATAGCTTCAGATTCAACAAACAaccaccgatcaacaacaacaattcagatccacaacctcttccccagatcaagcacagaatTATCCTAaaaaacagagattaacatTCAACTGctgaaataaaacttcaaacaaaaaccCAGAAtcataaatcaacacaagataacACCAACATGACaaaaactaaatgcatagataaccGATAAGTAGCAataaccaaatcgacttccaaaacaatgaagttcgacggaataaAAGTGCAAAAAGCTGAATGAAAAgtagattgtttcttcgccctcctagaggacggtgttacacTGACTTTCGCTGAAGATGAACCCCTTAGAAACCCTAAACTATCCCAGAATTCTCATTTACcaagtgtgtgagctaagagcaaaaAATCATGTCCGGCGTGTGAtgcatgctcctttatttataggcgttgaagtgggcccagcgaggtataaatagtctttgttgccctcagctattgacttccTTCTTCTAGCCATTCTTTTCCCTTCAGTTCTGCtcattttccttcattttcctCTGCTAGTCCATTGTCTCCAGCTtttcctggatctagcgtcTCCtttacacacctggcttaaaactGCGTTAAACCCagcaaaataaagtgttttctcaccacataaccgatgcacgaaattagccttattatcttttggattttttggtcctacacatatagaaatttgatcattttggtcctccgtcaatattTCCGTAagaaactaacggtcaacggatttaatcctgattttgaccaaaattaacattttaattctgattttttactccttaattaattcactaactattattataaatattttaaaataagaaaattagaatttaaaatagtattttttactcCGCCGCGCAGAtcaacggcggcggcggctgcTGATCAACCAACTCGACagtgaaattaatatataaattatgaaatatctTCATCATCAAGCTTCAAGAAACGAAATCCGAAATTCGTGCATGCTAGGGAAAGATCGAGAAAGAAAGAAACCAAATTCAAGCCTGGGAATTTGTTACGAACACCTCTGACGCCTCTACGACTACAGCACCGGCGGAGGCTGAGAACACAAGTGTGGAGGAAGACATGGCAGAGCGCGAAGCAATGGAGGAAAAGGCGGTGGAACCTGATGCGAGCGACGGCGCGGAGGAGCCGGATAAGGCATGTGCGCCGGCGGGCAGAGAGTTGAGGCCGAGGAAGAATCTTAAACCGCCGGAGATGTACCGTGACTTTGCCCCAAAGTAGAAGAGAAGTCTTTTTgcaattatttccttgtttattattttccttattttgctaaactatttttattttcctttttgaatcGGGCGAAATTATGATCCCcgttcgggttttctttgttggttctttcccgaatAGATTAGGTAAgtcgaaccaaccctagggtctttagtctataaatagggctatttcattaaatttgattttatgaatgaaatattttgccCAAACTATCGTGCAATTCGCTCATCAAACCTTTCGCTGCCGACGGGAACTCCCGCGCCAGCTCTTCAATTTTCGCCGTCGCGCTCTTCGAGCTGCCGACAACTGTTTTTTTTGCTCGGAAGATAGTTAATCGG
Coding sequences within it:
- the LOC125198343 gene encoding uncharacterized protein LOC125198343, whose protein sequence is MSAIATSRRGGKSRVGQTAGECAAVCCCCPCAVVHFLVLAVYRLPAGIWRKKQRRKRNKDQISAAGLENRREEEQSPAGEDDDAVGWDDETLRRFDWGGFWRTESTTSIKAPQL